One genomic segment of Anser cygnoides isolate HZ-2024a breed goose chromosome 20, Taihu_goose_T2T_genome, whole genome shotgun sequence includes these proteins:
- the SEC16A gene encoding protein transport protein Sec16A isoform X7, with protein sequence MQQPPQTVPAGAAAPPPAGLARNIYWRNTSLSKRANAAAAPVQPVTDPFAFGRQTPQGSPLDNPSKGNALVMPSSSPAAFPQPAVVHPSPSHAGDNPHGLHASLSAPVSQPGINTSTFSNVPVPSPSPGYVTNSATEVHPNADLGLHGSAVPLHYNTGTALENSFSVHPGMVSLSNKPGGRQDAHRDPSDVPSGPAAAAVFPPPPQQPVSQWRPGQGNLQSPVRNFVPHPEPSSQPDIHSVSQSSVSPPHPPPQTNLQHGPVHQGIPQNPVQAPLSVGCEKTGKNVSANNGHHMNSIQPGNVFRQNAEMSNAWLNQTYQDQFYPQPPLQDSNFVIPTAQENNPKKQSPGVSETSNRSIPTDRDSGTVSMFFKGDEAENEEILSSEKNYVVEKTEFACQPNSSPLYHQPMQPQWVATNVLSQAHIGTGSANEVVQKGMDVQYFPKIVSQQEAQAAKHAVFIGDDKARAGDASGNGGSQYENVENLECIQNQEVLPSEPHNVTASSPSAHPDPYRYGPLPGQMLPKNAVVSHAEGGPNLEAPDSLPHPVRPDSVSSNYSNISHRSASSSARPPEQVGTFIQQESGKPDEESSARFFKQIDSSPLGGDSSEVNLSKSYHSNLSQPPTPSPPKPTGVFQTSANSSFEPVRSHGVGIKPAEIDQAKMVVELRENHPNQKNNKKNTAVPAASPGNLEQPPDNLETIFMPQVYPLPLAVTGEAGNMLHSGSVTENMQSLSERRSSTRAQGAIKKCDSPATTLWAHNELPNFGGNVLLAPAAPAVYVPAKQTVEVIQPPEEGLPNQQPNKPGNIAVQPSQDGNISSENLENPPKMGEEEALQSQVTKDVQHQAVPDRAVQGALPSQPQMQAAQMQQPASSGQSSAPSNYPAAAGTSAMQASQQRENQELGNQEASSAQLARYDQMSPDKQPTSGQPPSAQTSTAPPTSTGQPVMASAQQDPQRPPLPQTPQDAFGPPQNPYYYYRHPYDAYQPPYPPPYPPADPRAASHLYYMEDSYGQYDPRYRHYDSSSAAYMEPGSYRYPEPERPSSRASHCSDRPSSRQGYPEDYYAKTGWTDYYPGYYPNAYDYGDPSRWERYSSAYDPRYRDPRSYDQRYWYDAEHNPYQKREAYPYGNRHDRYEDHWRYDPRFTGSFDDEAEPHRDPYGDEFDRRSVHSEHSAHSLRSSHSVHSHRSSFSSRSQQSQLYRSNHDLTANAYETAAQAVSLHADYTYGGYAPNFGGQQPFTDYGYPAETGWSTVEQAPLRPSTPEKFSVPHLCARFGPGGFLIKVLPNLPSEGQPALVEIHSMETMLQHSPEQEEMRAFPGPLAKDDTHKVDVINFAQNKSTQCFKNENLIDKESASLLWDFIVLLCRQNGTVVGTDLAELLLRDHKTVWLPGKSPNEANLIDFTNEALEQVEEESGEAQLSFLTDSLITTIDSLEKETERFRELLLYGRKKDALESAMKHGLWGHALLLASKMDSRTHARVMTRFANSLPINDPLQTVYQLMSGRMPAASTCCGDEKWGDWRPHLAMVLSNLTNNVDLESRTIATMGDTLASKGLLDAAHFCYLMAQVGFGVYTRKTTKLVLIGSNHSLPFFKFATNEAIQRTEAYEYAQSLGTQPGCLPNFQVFKFIYACRLAEMGLAAQAFHYCEVISRTVLKDPHYYSPVLIGQLIQMSSQLRLFDPQIKEKPEQESLVEPSWLVRLRHVDGQIKEGAIAYNTDRSTPQQCPCSTPSSELDHTSQYDGGGVGHDMGPGTENALLASLLPNMSQQMQSVQLMPSAPQAILDGSAAVIPPGDQEAVRSVPFYPVASQPIGPGPGFAPPGFSNQYGAEPSPLYLGSTLPPGGPPQETESREEEQTNLETGMQRIPPESPSRNSFPEQREEDFYNRMASMAPGRRSRSASQSSAYMGYGRRSRTTSESSAHSVGRERSNSAAKQPSPSPPVPVGKETKKEVKKETASRKTGANWFRWLMGKGKNEAHLPDDKNKSIVWDEQKQRWVNLDEPEEESKPPPPPPTGFPKVPQTAPSGPGGPPSAPVNIFSRRAAGSRARYVDVLNPGGTKSSGAVPAPADLFAPLAPMPVPANVFVPNSVPGEPQPMEGSGAAEHTPVANQTNTEPAAAADPEYLNPTILPPGSGLPVSNPDGFQSGELSRSSSMSSLSREVSQHFNQPAAVPPSGGPSAGTVQFYNPSQFAQSPAVTGSSRPGRIGQRKYPTLK encoded by the exons ATGCAGCAGCCTCCACAGACTGTTCCAgcgggagcagcagctccacctCCTGCGGGCCTTGCCCGGAACATTTACTGGAGAAACACCTCGCTTAGTAAACGAgcaaatgcagcagctgccccggtGCAGCCTGTGACAGACCCTTTTGCCTTTGGCAGACAGACTCCCCAGGGTTCCCCTTTAGATAACCCATCCAAGGGCAATGCCTTGGTTATGCCGAGTTCTTCCCCGGCGGCGTTTCCCCAGCCGGCTGTTGTGCATCCTTCACCATCGCACGCAGGGGACAATCCTCACGGACTGCATGCGTCTTTGTCAGCTCCTGTATCTCAACCAGGAATAAATACCAGTACCTTTTCTAACGTTCCAGTTCCTTCACCGTCCCCAGGATACGTTACAAATAGCGCTACAGAAGTGCATCCCAACGCAGATCTGGGACTCCATGGGTCTGCGGTACCGTTGCATTATAATACAGGAACAGCACTTGAAAATTCTTTCAGTGTGCATCCTGGAATGGTGTCTCTGTCAAACAAACCCGGAGGTAGGCAAGATGCTCACAGAGATCCAAGCGATGTTCCTTCGGGACCCGCTGCAGCAGCAGTCTTCCCTCCACCTCCTCAGCAGCCCGTGTCTCAGTGGAGACCTGGTCAAGGTAACCTGCAGTCTCCGGTTCGAAATTTTGTGCCCCATCCCGAGCCGTCTTCTCAGCCTGACATTCATAGCGTTTCTCAGTCTTCGGTCagccctcctcatcctcccccGCAGACAAATTTGCAGCATGGTCCTGTACATCAAGGTATTCCACAAAATCCCGTGCAAGCGCCTTTATCCGTTGGTTGTGAAAAGACTGGGAAAAATGTCTCTGCAAACAATGGTCATCACATGAACAGCATCCAGCCTGGAAATGTGTTTAGGCAGAACGCAGAAATGAGTAATGCTTGGTTAAATCAAACTTACCAGGACCAGTTTTACCCACAGCCACCCTTGCAAGACTCCAATTTTGTCATTCCCACAGCTCAGGAAAACAACCCCAAAAAACAGTCTCCAGGTGTGTCTGAAACATCAAACAGATCCATTCCCACAGACCGAGATTCAGGAACAGTCTCGATGTTTTTCAAAGGGGATgaggcagaaaatgaagaaatactttcatctgaaaaaaactACGTGGTTGAGAAAACCGAGTTTGCTTGTCAGCCAAATTCGTCGCCCTTGTATCACCAGCCCATGCAGCCTCAGTGGGTTGCAACGAATGTTCTGTCTCAGGCGCACATCGGTACAGGTTCAGCCAACGAGGTGGTACAAAAAGGAATGGATGTCCAGTATTTCCCTAAAATTGTAAGTCAGCAGGAGGCACAGGCTGCCAAGCACGCTGTGTTTATCGGTGATGACAAAGCGCGTGCGGGTGATGCATCCGGTAACGGCGGGTCACAGTACGAAAACGTTGAGAACCTGGAGTGCATTCAGAATCAGGAAGTGCTGCCAAGCGAGCCACACAACGTGACTGCTTCATCCCCTTCTGCTCACCCTGATCCGTACAGATACGGACCCCTACCGGGTCAGATGCTTCCAAAGAACGCTGTTGTGAGCCATGCTGAAGGAGGACCAAATTTGGAGGCACCTGATTCCTTACCTCATCCTGTCCGGCCCGATAGCGTATCTTCAAACTATAGCAACATTAGCCATAGGAGCGCTTCGAGCTCAGCGAGACCTCCGGAGCAAGTCGGTACGTTTATTCAGCAAGAAAGCGGGAAGCCCGATGAAGAATCTTCTGCTCGCTTCTTTAAACAGATCGACTCCTCTCCTCTGGGAGGTGATTCGAGTGAGGTAAACCTGAGCAAGAGCTACCATAGTAACCTCTCCCAGCCTCCAACTCCAAGTCCTCCTAAGCCTACAGGAGTGTTTCAGACGAGTGCGAACAGTTCTTTTGAACCTGTGAGGTCCCACGGAGTTGGCATAAAACCTGCAGAAATTGACCAGGCGAAGATGGTGGTTGAGTTAAGAGAGAACCACCCAAACcaaaagaataacaagaagaacacagctgtgccagctgcGTCACCAGGCAATCTCGAACAGCCACCAGATAATCTGGAAACTATTTTTATGCCTCAGGTATACCCACTGCCTCTCGCAGTTACTGGTGAAGCTGGAAACATGTTGCACTCCGGATCTGTTACAGAAAACATGCAGTCATTGTCTGAGCGAAGGTCTTCAACAAGAGCTCAGGGAGCAATTAAGAAGTGTGACAGCCCAGCAACGACTCTGTGGGCTCATAATGAGTTACCTAATTTTGGGGGAAATGTTCTTctagctcctgctgctcctgcggTGTATGTACCTGCCAAACAAACTGTGGAAGTCATTCAGCCACCGGAAGAAGGCCTGCCTAATCAGCAGCCAAATAAACCAGGGAATATTGCTGTGCAGCCTTCCCAAGATGGAAATATATCTTCTGAAAATCTTGAGAATCCTCCCAAaatgggagaagaggaggcacTTCAGTCTCAG GTTACAAAAGATGTACAGCATCAGGCTGTGCCAGacagagctgtgcagggagcGTTGCCATCTCAGCCCCAAATGCAGGCAGCTCAGATGCAGCAACCGGCATCTTCTGGGCAGTCCTCAGCTCCCTCAAACTAcccggctgctgcagggactAGCGCCATGCAGGCATCGCAGCAGCGCGAGAACCAGGAGCTGGGGAACCAAGAGGCCAGTTCAGCGCAGCTGGCGAGGTACGACCAGATGAGCCCTGATAAGCAACCCACGTCTGGACAGCCACCGAGTGCACAGACTTCCACAGCTCCTCCTACCAGCACCGGCCAGCCGGTCATGGCAAGCGCACAACAAGACCCGCAGCGTCCGCCCCTGCCTCAGACTCCTCAGGATGCCTTTGGTCCACCACAGAACCCCTACTACTACTATAGACATCCTTATGATGCTTACCAGCCTCCATATCCCCCACCTTACCCTCCTGCGGATCCCAGGGCAGCGTCTCATCTTTATTACATG GAGGACAGCTACGGACAGTACGACCCACGGTACAGACACTACGATAGCAGCAGCGCTGCTTATATGGAGCCTGGGAGCTATCGTTATCCTGAGCCCGAACGTCCCAGTTCCAGAGCCAGCCACTGCTCCGACAGACCTTCTTCCAG GCAGGGATATCCTGAAGATTATTATGCAAAAACTGGATGGACTGATTATTATCCAGGCTATTACCCAAATGCATATGACTATGGAG ATCCAAGTCGCTGGGAACGTTACTCGTCAGCATATGACCCCAGATACAGAGATCCTAGAAGTTACGATCAGAGGTATTGGTATGATGCTGAACACAACCCGTACCAGAAGAGAGAAGCGTATCCATATGGCAACAG aCATGACCGATACGAAGATCACTGGAGATACGATCCTCGTTTTACTGGAAGCTTTGATGATGAAGCAGAGCCTCACAGAGATCCTTACGGTGATGAATTTGATAGACGCAGCGTTCACAGTGAGCATTCTGCTCATAGTCTCCGTAGCTCCCACAGCGTTCACAGTCACCGGAGCAGTTTTAGCTCTCGCTCTCAGCAA AGCCAGCTGTATAGAAGTAACCATGATCTAACGGCTAATGCGTATGAAACTGCTGCACAGGCAGTGTCGCTGCATGCAGATTATACGTATGGTGGATATGCTCCTAACTTTGGTGGACAACAGCCTTTTACAGATTATGGCTACCCGGCTGAAACTGGATGGTCAACTGTAGAACAAG CACCTTTAAGGCCCTCAACGCCTGAGAAATTTTCAGTGCCTCATCTGTGTGCTAGGTTTGGTCCTGGCGGATTCTTAATAAAAGTGCTGCCAAACCTGCCTTCAGAAGGCCAGCCAGCTCTGGTTGAAATACACAGCATGGAG ACTATGTTGCAACATTCTCCAGAGCAAGAAGAGATGAGAGCGTTTCCTGGTCCTCTTGCTAA ggATGACACCCATAAAGTGGATGTTATTAATTTTGCACAAAATAAATCTACACAGTGCTTTAAGAATGAAAATTTAATCGACAAAGAATCTGCAAGTCTGCTTTGGGACTTCATTGTTCTGTTGTGCAGGCAGAATGGG ACTGTTGTGGGAACAGACTTGGCTGAACTTTTGCTCCGAGATCATAAAACAGTATGGCTTCCTGGAAAGTCCCCTAATGAAGCAAATTTGATCGATTTCACTAATGAGGCTTTGGAACAAGTAGAAGAGGAATCTGGTGAAGCCCAGCTCTCATTTCTCACTGATAGTCTTATAACCACAATTGACAGTCttgaaaaagagacagagagattCAGAGAGTTGCTGCTTTATGGCCGTAAGAAG GATGCTTTGGAATCAGCCATGAAGCATGGCTTATGGGGTCATGCTCTGCTACTTGCCAGCAAGATGGACAGCAGAACACATGCAAGAGTTATGACCAG ATTTGCCAACAGTCTCCCGATTAATGACCCTCTGCAGACTGTTTACCAGCTCATGTCTGGAAGGATGCCAGCTGCATCCACG TGCTGTGGAGACGAGAAATGGGGAGACTGGAGGCCTCATCTAGCAATGGTGTTATCCAACTTGACAAACAATGTGGACTTGGAATCCCGGACCATTGCAACCATGGGAGACACTCTTG CTTCTAAAGGATTGCTTGATGCTGCTCATTTTTGTTACCTTATGGCCCAAGTTGGTTTTGGAGTTTACACAAGGAAGACGACAAAACTTGTCCTAATTGGATCAAATCATAG CTTGCCATTTTTTAAGTTTGCCACCAATGAAGCCATTCAAAGAACAGAAGCCTATGAATACGCACAGTCACTAGGAACTCAGCCTGGCTGCTTGCCCAATTTCCAG GTTTTCAAATTCATCTATGCTTGCCGACTTGCTGAAATGGGACTTGCTGCTCAGGCCTTCCATTATTGTGAAGTGATTTCCAGAACTGTCCTCAAAGATCCACACTACTATTCACCTGTACTTATCGGCCAGCTAATCCAG atGTCATCGCAACTGCGCCTGTTTGATCCACAGATAAAGGAGAAACCAGAACAGGAATCTCTAGTTGAACCTTCCTGGTTGGTAAGGCTTCGCCATGTGGATGGACAGATTAAG gaGGGTGCAATAGCTTATAACACAGACAGATCCACACCACAACAATGTCCATGTAGCACACCAAGCTCTGAATTAGACCATACCAGTCAATATGATGGAGGAGGAGTTGGCCATGACATGGGCCCAGGCACTGAAAATGCATTGTTAGCATCCTTATTACCCAATATGTCTCAACAGATGCAAAGTGTGCAGCTGATGCCGTCAG CACCTCAGGCTATACTTGATGGGTCAGCTGCTGTGATTCCTCCTGGTGACCAGGAAGCCGTCCGAAGTGTCCCCTTCTACCCAGTGGCTtctcagcccattggtccaggCCCTGGCTTTGCACCTCCAGGATTTTCAAATCAGTATGGAGCTGAGCCATCACCGCTGTATTTAGGGTCAACACTACCACCAGGAGGGCCACCACAAGAAACTGAGTCACGGGAAGAAGAACAGACAAACCTGGAAACAG gaaTGCAGAGAATTCCTCCAGAGTCTCCTTCACGAAACTCTTTCCCCGAACAGAGAGAGGAGGATTTCTATAACAGAATGGCTAGCATG GCACCAGGACGAAGATCCAGATCTGCATCTCAGTCTTCAGCATATATG GGCTATGGGCGAAGGTCACGGACAACTTCAGAGTCCTCTGCTCATTCTGTGGGACGAGAAAGATCCAACTCTGCAGCAAAAcagccttctccttctccacctGTTCCTGTAGGGAAAGAGActaaaaaagaagtaaaaaaagagACAGCATCTAGAAAG acCGGTGCAAACTGGTTTCGCTGGCTgatggggaaaggaaagaatgaagctCACCTTCCAGATGACAAAAACAAATCC ATTGTTTGGGATGAACAGAAACAGCGCTGGGTTAATTTGGATGAACCAGAAGAAGAG AGTAAAcctccaccgccacctccaACAGGATTTCCTAAAGTTCCCCAGACTGCTCCGTCTGGGCCTGGAGGCCCACCTAGTGCCCCTGTCAACATCTTCTCTAGAAGAGCAG CAGGAAGCAGAGCCCGTTATGTCGATGTTCTGAATCCAGGTGGAACCAAGTCAAGTGGTGCTGTTCCTGCACCAGCAGACCTATTTGCCCCGCTGGCACCGATGCCAGTTCCTGCAAATGTCTTTGTTCCAAATTCAG TTCCAGGGGAACCCCAGCCGATGGAAGGGAGTGGTGCAGCAGAGCACACACCAGTCgcaaaccaaaccaacacagaacctgctgcagctgctgatcCAGAG tatTTAAACCCTACAATCCTTCCACCTGGATCCGGGCTACCTGTTTCCAACCCTGATGGCTTCCAATCAGGAGAG CTTTCGCGCTCTAGTTCAATGAGTTCATTATCACGTGAAGTAAGCCAGCATTTTAATCAG CCTGCCGCTGTACCACCTTCGGGGGGACCTTCAGCAGGAACAGTACAGTTCTACAATCCTTCTCAATTTGCACAA TCTCCTGCAGTCACTGGAAGTTCAAGGCCAGGAAGAATTGGACAGAGGAAGTATCCAACGCTGAAGTAG